The Chrysiogenia bacterium genome has a segment encoding these proteins:
- the meaB gene encoding methylmalonyl Co-A mutase-associated GTPase MeaB: MDELLEKLRSGDRRALARLISRVEDRDPRVRPILSEVYDARAKIRSLGITGPPGAGKSTLTDQLIAEIRARGESVAIAAIDPSSPFSGGAVLGDRIRMNRHATDTGVFIRSFGTRGTLGGLSSATREVLHLFAAAGFDWAIVETVGVGQSELDIMDVADTTVVVLVPEAGDTVQTMKAGLLEIADIFVVNKADREGAQRMSADLENMVHMQEASEWSVPVLKTQANAGKGVTEVLDAITSHQDTLQGSARQKERRAQARRSEFVEVLVEELRARIGTSLGEGELAKVADSLAKGSTNPYAAALDVLADPALLARLIEK, from the coding sequence ATGGACGAGCTTCTCGAAAAACTGCGCAGCGGGGACCGGCGGGCGCTGGCGCGGCTGATTTCCCGGGTGGAGGACCGTGACCCCCGGGTGCGGCCCATTCTCTCGGAGGTCTACGATGCCCGGGCGAAGATCCGTTCACTGGGCATCACGGGGCCGCCGGGGGCGGGAAAAAGCACGCTGACCGACCAGCTCATCGCCGAGATTCGCGCGCGCGGGGAGAGCGTGGCCATCGCGGCCATCGATCCTTCGAGTCCGTTTTCGGGCGGCGCGGTGCTGGGCGACCGCATCCGCATGAACCGCCACGCCACCGACACCGGCGTCTTCATCCGCAGCTTCGGCACGCGCGGCACGCTGGGCGGGCTCTCGAGCGCCACGCGCGAGGTGCTGCACCTCTTCGCCGCTGCGGGATTCGACTGGGCGATCGTCGAGACCGTCGGCGTCGGGCAGAGCGAGCTCGACATCATGGACGTGGCCGACACGACCGTCGTCGTGCTTGTGCCCGAGGCCGGCGACACGGTGCAGACCATGAAAGCAGGCCTGCTGGAGATCGCCGACATCTTCGTCGTCAACAAGGCCGACCGCGAGGGCGCCCAGCGCATGAGCGCCGACCTCGAAAACATGGTCCACATGCAGGAGGCCTCCGAGTGGAGCGTGCCGGTTCTCAAGACCCAGGCCAACGCGGGCAAGGGCGTGACCGAAGTGCTCGATGCAATTACCTCCCACCAGGACACCCTGCAGGGAAGCGCCCGGCAGAAAGAACGACGGGCCCAGGCGCGCCGGAGTGAGTTCGTCGAAGTACTGGTCGAAGAGCTGCGCGCGCGAATCGGCACCTCGCTCGGGGAAGGGGAACTGGCCAAAGTGGCCGACTCGCTCGCCAAGGGCAGTACCAATCCCTACGCAGCAGCCCTGGACGTGCTTGCCGATCCGGCACTGCTGGCCCGCCTCATCGAAAAGTAG